A window from Bacteroidota bacterium encodes these proteins:
- a CDS encoding type IX secretion system membrane protein PorP/SprF, with translation MKPLHTIMIICFLSSALTMQGQDIHFSQFFEAPLLRNPSLAGIFKGDIRAQAVYRDQWNSVTNAYRTGSLNAEIKMPIGKANDFITTGIQMLFDKAGTIGWTSAHALPAINYHKSLSNDWNTYLSLGFMGGIVNRRFDRSKMTTNSTYDNGTDGEYFQSASYTYADGAVGMSFNSQVNANPDNNFFIGAAYHHFNKPKNSFYQNMGLQLAPKYVFSGGIKFAVTDYSYLTLQGDYSMQAGAKEMIAGAMYGFKLGEDPDNPLYTLHAGAFLRWNDALIPVIKLDYNPFSVAISYDANISKLKPSSYGRGGFELSVSYIGSRKNNSTVEYMRCPRF, from the coding sequence ATGAAACCGTTACATACTATAATGATCATTTGCTTTTTATCGTCTGCATTAACAATGCAGGGACAGGATATTCATTTCTCCCAATTTTTTGAAGCGCCATTGCTGCGCAATCCGTCACTGGCAGGAATTTTTAAAGGAGATATCAGGGCACAGGCTGTGTACCGCGACCAATGGAACAGTGTAACGAATGCATATAGAACAGGCTCGTTGAATGCAGAAATTAAAATGCCGATTGGTAAAGCAAATGATTTTATAACAACCGGTATACAAATGTTATTTGATAAAGCAGGAACGATTGGATGGACGTCAGCACATGCATTGCCTGCTATCAACTATCATAAATCGTTGAGCAATGACTGGAATACTTATTTATCCTTAGGCTTTATGGGAGGTATTGTAAACCGCCGGTTCGACAGAAGCAAGATGACAACTAATAGTACGTATGATAATGGAACGGATGGTGAATACTTTCAATCTGCATCTTATACGTATGCTGATGGTGCCGTTGGTATGAGTTTTAATTCGCAGGTAAATGCAAATCCTGATAATAATTTCTTTATTGGTGCTGCTTATCATCATTTTAATAAGCCGAAAAATTCTTTTTACCAGAACATGGGATTGCAACTGGCGCCTAAATATGTTTTCAGCGGAGGCATAAAGTTTGCTGTTACTGATTATAGCTATTTGACATTACAAGGGGATTACAGCATGCAGGCGGGGGCTAAAGAAATGATTGCCGGCGCTATGTATGGGTTTAAATTAGGTGAAGACCCGGACAATCCTTTATATACTCTTCACGCCGGTGCATTCTTAAGATGGAATGATGCGTTGATACCTGTGATCAAATTAGATTACAATCCCTTCTCTGTAGCGATAAGCTATGATGCTAATATTTCAAAACTAAAACCGAGCAGCTATGGTCGCGGAGGTTTTGAATTATCCGTTTCATACATCGGATCCAGGAAAAATAATTCCACCGTTGAGTATATGAGATGCCCACGGTTTTAA
- a CDS encoding porin: MNKYITEFIGTFFLVMAVGMASTMGAMAPVAIGATLMVMIYAGGHISGAHYNPAVTLAVMLRGRISMNEALPYMLVQVAGAAVAALICSQVLEIKGAGDCAVAEGNTIKALVGEILGTFALAYVVLNVATSKANSGNSYFGLAIGFTVTAMAYTFGGFSGGAFNPAVAIGQSVAGNFCWANIWIYLVGCFGGAALAAVVFNVNNPNDK; encoded by the coding sequence ATGAACAAGTACATTACAGAATTTATCGGAACCTTTTTTTTAGTAATGGCAGTAGGGATGGCATCAACAATGGGAGCTATGGCCCCTGTTGCCATCGGTGCCACATTGATGGTGATGATCTATGCAGGGGGTCATATTTCCGGGGCGCATTACAATCCTGCAGTTACACTTGCAGTTATGCTTCGCGGACGAATTAGTATGAACGAAGCATTGCCTTATATGCTTGTACAAGTAGCAGGTGCAGCAGTAGCGGCACTAATTTGCAGCCAGGTTCTGGAAATAAAAGGTGCAGGTGATTGTGCTGTTGCAGAAGGCAATACTATTAAAGCATTGGTTGGTGAAATATTAGGAACTTTTGCACTGGCATATGTGGTGCTGAATGTAGCAACTTCAAAAGCAAATTCAGGTAACAGTTATTTTGGCCTTGCAATCGGTTTTACAGTAACAGCCATGGCATATACTTTTGGAGGATTCAGCGGGGGAGCATTTAATCCGGCTGTTGCGATTGGACAATCAGTTGCAGGTAATTTTTGCTGGGCTAATATCTGGATCTATTTAGTTGGATGTTTCGGTGGTGCTGCGCTTGCAGCAGTTGTATTTAATGTGAATAACCCTAATGATAAATAA
- a CDS encoding redoxin domain-containing protein produces MKIEVGQPAPDFTLYASDKTQVTLSQLKGKNVLLLFFPLAFTSTCTKELCSIRDNIGWYNHANATVFGISVDALHTLAKYKEDQKLNFTLLSDFNKDVSRLYDTIYEMFGYNMKGVSKRSAFVIDKEGIIRYAEVLENAGLIPDFAAINKTLEQLN; encoded by the coding sequence ATGAAAATAGAAGTTGGACAACCTGCCCCTGATTTTACACTTTATGCAAGCGATAAAACCCAGGTAACACTTTCTCAGCTAAAAGGTAAGAATGTTTTGCTTTTGTTTTTTCCGTTAGCTTTCACCAGCACTTGTACAAAAGAATTATGTTCTATCAGGGATAATATAGGTTGGTACAATCATGCAAATGCAACGGTGTTTGGAATATCAGTAGATGCTTTGCATACACTGGCAAAATATAAAGAAGACCAGAAATTGAATTTTACCTTACTCAGCGATTTCAATAAAGATGTTTCAAGACTTTATGATACCATTTATGAAATGTTCGGGTATAATATGAAAGGAGTTTCCAAACGTTCGGCATTTGTAATAGATAAAGAAGGAATCATTCGCTATGCCGAAGTGCTGGAAAATGCCGGACTAATTCCAGATTTTGCAGCAATTAACAAGACATTGGAACAATTGAACTGA
- a CDS encoding T9SS type A sorting domain-containing protein has translation MKRLITILSFILIASYANAQANRTTPGTPGDIVVKTYPVPANTFINIELEKTNTANYTLIVYNFLGRKMYEKSNFSQKATITLEEYTRGVYIYHLSDATGRLVKSGKFQVSK, from the coding sequence TTGAAACGCCTCATTACCATATTATCCTTTATCTTGATTGCCAGCTACGCAAATGCGCAGGCTAACAGGACCACACCGGGAACACCGGGAGATATTGTTGTAAAGACTTATCCCGTACCTGCAAATACCTTTATTAATATTGAGCTTGAGAAAACGAATACTGCTAATTATACACTGATTGTCTATAATTTTCTCGGAAGAAAAATGTACGAGAAATCCAATTTTTCACAGAAGGCTACAATAACGCTGGAGGAATATACTCGTGGCGTTTATATCTATCATCTCTCCGATGCAACTGGAAGATTGGTTAAGTCTGGAAAGTTCCAGGTGTCGAAGTAA
- a CDS encoding class I SAM-dependent rRNA methyltransferase encodes MNKVYLNRKISNRIVSGHPWIFNNEVEKVEGNVTGGEVVEVFSHDKKFIGKGYINPKSQILVRLLTRDKQDVINDEFFHRRIQQCWEYRKKLGYTENCRLVFGEADELPQLIIDKFNDYFVIQTLALGIDVWKPAIVKALQTIFNPKGIYERNDVPVRELEGLPQQKGFLSASFDTKIIINENGLNFHVDIENGQKTGYFLDQQDNRRAIQHIVKGADVLGAFTYTGTFEIHAAHYGAKSVLGIDISENAVQQANKNAELNNFDSICKFEAANAFDVLKKWGKDGRQYDVVMLDPPAFTKSRETIEKAIAGYKEINLRGMKLLKPGGFLVTSSCTNLVNPKMFLEIIGMAAKDARRKIRQVCFQPQAADHPIVPGIETTEYLKFLIVEVR; translated from the coding sequence ATGAATAAAGTTTACCTGAATAGAAAGATTTCTAACCGTATTGTCAGCGGCCATCCCTGGATCTTTAATAATGAAGTAGAGAAGGTAGAAGGCAATGTAACCGGGGGAGAAGTAGTCGAAGTTTTTTCTCATGATAAGAAATTCATTGGCAAAGGATATATTAATCCCAAATCTCAGATATTGGTTCGTTTGCTCACCCGTGATAAACAGGATGTGATCAATGATGAGTTTTTTCACCGGCGTATACAGCAGTGCTGGGAATACAGGAAAAAATTAGGTTATACAGAAAATTGCCGGCTTGTTTTTGGAGAAGCCGATGAACTACCGCAACTGATCATCGATAAGTTTAATGATTACTTCGTTATTCAAACACTGGCATTAGGGATTGATGTATGGAAACCGGCGATCGTGAAGGCATTGCAAACTATTTTCAATCCTAAAGGAATTTATGAACGCAATGATGTACCGGTTCGTGAGCTGGAGGGATTGCCTCAACAAAAAGGATTTTTATCAGCTTCGTTTGATACAAAAATTATCATCAATGAAAACGGTTTGAATTTTCATGTAGATATTGAGAACGGGCAAAAGACCGGATATTTTTTGGATCAACAAGATAACCGCCGCGCCATTCAGCATATTGTAAAAGGAGCAGACGTACTCGGTGCATTTACCTATACGGGCACTTTTGAAATTCATGCTGCACATTATGGTGCCAAATCAGTTTTAGGAATTGATATTTCTGAAAATGCTGTGCAACAGGCAAACAAAAATGCTGAATTGAATAATTTTGATTCTATTTGTAAATTCGAAGCAGCCAATGCATTTGATGTATTAAAAAAGTGGGGTAAAGATGGGAGACAATATGATGTGGTAATGCTGGATCCGCCTGCATTTACCAAAAGCAGGGAAACAATTGAGAAAGCGATTGCGGGGTATAAAGAAATTAATTTACGAGGAATGAAACTCCTAAAGCCCGGAGGATTTTTAGTTACATCATCATGCACTAATCTTGTAAATCCAAAAATGTTTTTGGAGATCATTGGAATGGCTGCAAAAGATGCAAGAAGAAAAATAAGACAAGTTTGTTTTCAACCACAGGCTGCTGATCATCCGATTGTGCCGGGTATAGAGACAACGGAGTATTTGAAATTTTTAATTGTTGAGGTGAGATAA
- a CDS encoding nucleotide exchange factor GrpE, which produces MTKKDMTEKEPITPENEPGIDINTDENMSGTSHLNEPVAEESEIEKLRAELAEMKDKLLRKTAEFDNFRKRNAKERLELIVTAGREVITELLDVLDDCDRAQKQFETSDDVNQLKDGVTLIFNKLRNKLQARGLKVMEAVNTEFNTDLHEAITEIPAPNEDMKGKVMDEVTKGYYLNDKIIRFAKVVVGK; this is translated from the coding sequence ATGACAAAGAAGGATATGACAGAAAAAGAGCCCATTACCCCAGAAAACGAACCCGGAATTGATATTAACACAGATGAAAATATGAGTGGTACCAGCCACCTGAATGAACCTGTTGCTGAAGAATCGGAGATCGAGAAACTGAGAGCTGAGCTGGCAGAAATGAAGGATAAATTACTGCGCAAAACGGCCGAGTTCGACAATTTCAGAAAACGAAATGCAAAAGAACGACTGGAGCTGATAGTAACTGCCGGCCGTGAAGTGATCACTGAACTGCTGGATGTGCTGGATGATTGTGACCGTGCACAAAAGCAGTTTGAAACAAGTGATGATGTTAACCAGCTGAAAGATGGTGTTACTCTCATTTTTAATAAGCTCAGAAACAAACTGCAGGCAAGAGGATTGAAAGTAATGGAGGCAGTAAATACAGAATTTAATACTGACCTGCATGAGGCCATTACCGAAATACCTGCGCCTAATGAAGATATGAAAGGCAAGGTAATGGACGAAGTGACAAAAGGATATTATCTCAACGATAAGATCATTCGGTTTGCAAAAGTGGTTGTAGGAAAATAA